A genomic window from Luteolibacter sp. LG18 includes:
- a CDS encoding alpha-L-fucosidase, whose product MVGISRAGEGLAPKPSEPWAKPYPSSLKAWQDSRFGMFIHWGPCVVGDTRISWSRGEAMPIEQYDNLYKKLEAPKFDPNAWVATAKAAGMKYIVFTAKHHDGFSMWDTKQSDYNVMHSPLARDVVKELSEACRREGMPLGIYYSVCDWHQPDFPRTSPAGTVKREKSDLPAYRRYMGAQLTELIKNYGPLQTIWFDVPQEFNQQMGWENVKLVRELQPNILVNNRAGGGAGDFNTPEQKVGGFDMENPWETCMTVSRGWSWRSRDETKPLKLCLRSLIQAAGGNGNFLFNVSPRPDGALESEQVERLKQMGAWMQANGESIYGTRGGPYMAARHIVSTRKANTIYLHVLDWPEDTLILPALPAKVLSSRVLTGGHVSLDQTAEGLKIRIDKGDRKEIDTIIAVEIDKPAMEMAAIPVKSFNVPITEGKTGKASSVRNVLGNVTRYSAAAVLDGRETTRWRPEEGVNTGWIEVDLGSEQAFEKAAIVVSTRTGKRFTLEYKKGDAWQTFHEGNSIDPGFSVQFAPITARYVRLNILESDNEPSISEFQLFRASERK is encoded by the coding sequence ATGGTGGGCATCAGTCGTGCCGGAGAGGGTCTCGCCCCGAAGCCCAGCGAACCGTGGGCCAAGCCCTACCCCTCCAGCTTGAAAGCGTGGCAGGACAGCCGGTTTGGCATGTTCATCCATTGGGGGCCCTGCGTGGTCGGAGACACCCGAATCAGTTGGTCGCGCGGCGAGGCGATGCCGATTGAACAGTACGACAACCTCTACAAAAAACTGGAAGCGCCGAAGTTCGACCCCAACGCCTGGGTGGCCACTGCGAAGGCGGCAGGGATGAAATACATCGTCTTCACGGCCAAACATCACGATGGCTTCTCGATGTGGGATACCAAGCAGAGTGACTACAACGTGATGCATTCGCCACTGGCGCGCGACGTGGTGAAGGAACTCTCCGAGGCCTGCCGCCGCGAAGGCATGCCGCTGGGAATCTACTATTCGGTCTGCGACTGGCACCAACCCGACTTCCCGCGTACAAGCCCCGCCGGCACGGTGAAGCGCGAGAAGTCCGACCTGCCAGCCTACCGCCGTTACATGGGGGCGCAGCTGACCGAACTAATCAAGAACTACGGTCCGCTACAGACGATCTGGTTCGACGTGCCACAGGAATTCAACCAGCAGATGGGCTGGGAAAACGTGAAACTCGTCCGCGAGCTACAACCCAATATCCTCGTCAACAACCGGGCAGGAGGTGGAGCGGGCGACTTCAACACCCCGGAGCAGAAGGTCGGAGGATTCGACATGGAAAACCCGTGGGAAACCTGCATGACGGTTTCGAGAGGATGGTCGTGGCGCTCCAGGGACGAGACGAAGCCGCTGAAATTGTGTCTCCGTTCGCTCATCCAGGCAGCAGGAGGAAACGGCAATTTCCTTTTTAATGTAAGCCCGAGACCAGACGGCGCTCTCGAATCGGAGCAAGTGGAGAGGCTCAAACAGATGGGCGCGTGGATGCAGGCGAATGGCGAAAGCATCTACGGCACACGCGGTGGTCCCTACATGGCGGCAAGGCACATCGTCTCCACGCGCAAGGCGAATACGATCTACCTCCACGTGCTGGATTGGCCGGAGGACACGCTGATTCTGCCAGCTCTCCCGGCCAAGGTGCTTTCGAGTCGAGTGCTCACCGGAGGCCATGTCTCCCTCGATCAAACGGCGGAGGGATTGAAAATCCGGATCGACAAGGGAGACCGCAAGGAGATCGATACGATCATCGCCGTGGAGATCGACAAGCCAGCCATGGAAATGGCGGCAATTCCGGTCAAGAGCTTCAACGTGCCGATCACGGAGGGTAAAACCGGGAAGGCCTCAAGCGTTCGCAACGTATTGGGCAATGTGACGCGCTACTCGGCGGCCGCCGTGCTGGATGGCAGGGAGACCACCCGCTGGAGGCCCGAGGAGGGAGTCAACACGGGATGGATCGAAGTCGATCTGGGAAGTGAGCAAGCCTTCGAGAAGGCTGCCATCGTCGTATCCACGCGAACCGGCAAACGCTTCACTCTCGAATACAAGAAGGGCGATGCGTGGCAGACCTTCCACGAAGGAAATTCGATCGACCCCGGATTCAGTGTCCAGTTTGCCCCGATCACAGCCCGTTACGTGCGCCTCAACATCCTGGAATCAGACAATGAGCCGTCGATCAGCGAGTTTCAGTTGTTTAGGGCGTCGGAACGGAAGTGA